The following DNA comes from Thermoanaerobaculales bacterium.
TCGACGTCGGGAGCTGGGACGACACCATCCTGGCGCTCCCGGTCGGCCAGTCGGGCAGGCCGTGGTCGGCGCACTACGGCGATCAGCTCGAGCCATGGTTCCGCGCCGAGCCGATCGCCTTCCCGTTCTCCCGTGAGGCGGTCGACGCGGCGGCCAGGGCGCGCCTGACATTGCTGCCGGCGTCGGCCGGCGACTGAGGCACGGGCGGGCTTTCCTGTGTAGACTGCGACCATGGGCGCGACCCTCGCGATCTCCACCTGCGGACCGCAGCTCGAGGTGGCGCTGCGGCTCGAGCTCGATGCGGCCCCGTCGGTGGTCCGGCTGGCCGGCGGCTCCCCGCGGTCGACCCTGCTGCTCGCGGCCATCGACCTGCTTGCCGAGGACGCCGGGTGTGTGCCATCGGCGATCGTGCGGGTGGTGGTCAGCCGCGGTCCGGGCTCCTTCACCGGGATCCGCGCCGGGCTCGCCACCGCCGCCGGGCTCCAGACAGCGACCGGCAGCTCACCGCTGGCGTACGACTCGTTGACCGTGCAGGCGGCTCGCTGCAGCCACAGCGGGACGGTGTGGGCCGCGCAGCCGGGCCGCCGCGGCGAGGTCTATGCGCGGGCGTTCCGGGTCGAGCCCCAGCGGCCGCCGGTGGCGGACGGCGAGATCGAGATCCTGGCGATCGCCAAGCTGGCGGAGCGGGGACCGTGGGTGGCGGCGGAGAGCCTGGACCTCGGGCCTGCCAAGCGGCTGGCGCCGTCGCGCGGGGCCGCCGAGGCGCTGCTGGAGCTCGAGCGGCTCGGCGTGCCCTCCGACCCGGTGGAGCCGCTGTTCGTCGAGGGGCCGCCGTTCCACGGAGGGGGCGGCCGTGGCTGAGCCGCGAGCCTTCCCGCGCTTTAGCATCCGGCCGCCGCAGGCCGCCGACCTGCGGACGATCGAGCGCGCCGAGCGCACCTGCTTCCCGGACCCGTGGCCGGGGCATTACTTCGCCTCGGAGCTGTTCGCTCCCGGCCGCTTCCACCGGCTGGTCCTGGACGCGGCGGGCGAGCTCGTCGCCTACCTGTTCGCGGCCTGGCAGTACCTCGACCTGCACGTGCTGAAGGTGGCGACGCTGCCCCCCTACCGCCGGATGGGCCTCGCCACCGAGCTGTTGGCGCTCGCCGAGCGCCATGCCCTCGAGACCGGGGGCGACGCCGTCACCCTCGAGGTCCGGACCTCCAACCTGGCCGCGATCGCGATGTACGAGGGGCTGGGCTACCACCGGGCCGGGCTTCGTCGCGGCTACTACCACGACGGCGAGGACGCCCTGGTGATGACCAAGGACCTGGAGCGGTAGCTCCGCGTCGGGGTCATTGCGACGCGCTCCACCCGCGTCCGCGCCCGCTTCCGCGCCCGAGCCCGAGTCCTTGATCGTGCCCGTCTTCGTGCCCGTGCCCACGCGTTCGCTCCGTTCTCGAGGGCGCTTCGCGCCGATTCTCTCGAGGCGCTACCCGAGGGAGCCACCTTTGGCGATTTCGGGCCGCGAGCACGTCTCCAGGAAGAACGTGGTCCCGA
Coding sequences within:
- the tsaB gene encoding tRNA (adenosine(37)-N6)-threonylcarbamoyltransferase complex dimerization subunit type 1 TsaB; translated protein: MGATLAISTCGPQLEVALRLELDAAPSVVRLAGGSPRSTLLLAAIDLLAEDAGCVPSAIVRVVVSRGPGSFTGIRAGLATAAGLQTATGSSPLAYDSLTVQAARCSHSGTVWAAQPGRRGEVYARAFRVEPQRPPVADGEIEILAIAKLAERGPWVAAESLDLGPAKRLAPSRGAAEALLELERLGVPSDPVEPLFVEGPPFHGGGGRG
- the rimI gene encoding ribosomal protein S18-alanine N-acetyltransferase; the encoded protein is MAEPRAFPRFSIRPPQAADLRTIERAERTCFPDPWPGHYFASELFAPGRFHRLVLDAAGELVAYLFAAWQYLDLHVLKVATLPPYRRMGLATELLALAERHALETGGDAVTLEVRTSNLAAIAMYEGLGYHRAGLRRGYYHDGEDALVMTKDLER